The window CGATCGCTTCGACGCTACAATTTGCGTTATTACCTACTCACCCCATCCCACCATTCCCATTTTCTCATCCCTAGATACGCACCTAATTCAAACTATTATGACTTGGATAAAACGCACTATTTTAGGAAATTGAAGCCATAATTAAGCTAGAATATCAACAAACCCTAATCCTAATACAAAATCACTAAAACTGAAGTTAAAAATGAACATATCGTTAAGTTCAGAAATTGAGAAGTTTATTGAAAGTCAGGTAGAAAGCGGTAAGTATCCTTCTGCTGAAGAAGTTATCGTGGCAGGTATCAAACTCTTAGAAGAACGAGAGCGTATTTACAAAGGGCGGTTTGAGGAATTGAAAAAGGAAATTATGCTTGGCGTTGAAGCTTCAGAGCGAGGAGAGGTTGTTGATGGGGAAACGGTTTTCTCCCAACTGCAACAGAAGCTACAACAACGTCGCGATCAAGCTAGTTTATGACTAATCTTTGTCGTTTTACGTCTCCCGCCAGCCGAGATATTGAAGCCATTATCGATTTGATTGCTGACAATAGTGGTTTTGATGCGGCAGAGCGCTTCCTGAAAAAAGTCAATCAAAAGTGTAAAAATTTAGCAACTTTTCCAAATATGGGGCGTCGGCGTGATGAACTTCTTGATGAGTTGCGGAGTTTTCCAGTTGATGATTACCTGATTTTTTATCGCCCAATTGAAGAGGGAATTGAGATTTTAAGGGTAATTAGTGGTTATCGGGATTTGTCAGGACTTTTTGAAAAACCTTTTGAGGAGTGATACATTTGTTCAAAGCTAACTAATACACCTCATCATGGCTACCAATATCTACAAACACAGCCTTTTCATCTTCAGTAAAGTAGAATAATATTCTCTCATCATAATCTACACTAAAACTCCAAAATTCCTTAAGCTTGCCCGATAGTTTGTGAGTTTTCAAACTCGGCTCGTAAGGATCTACAGTAAACTGTTCTAATTTTTGCCAAAACTTTTCCTCTAAATCTATATTGCCTTTAATCCGTTTTTTAAAGGCACGTTTAAATGAAGAACTGAAACTGACTTGCATGATTATTACTCTATCATTTGTCTCAGTTCTTTAATATTTGAGGAAAACTTCAATTCACCTTTTTGCTGTTCGATCTGCGCTAACTTAAAGTTATTATATATTTCCTCGCGGCGTTCTTCACGAATGTATTGCTTCAACAATAGTTGAATTTCCTGCTTTTCATCTGTGGAGAGATTTTTGATTACTTCGACCACATCATTAAATGTCATCATTTGCCGAACCTCCTGATAC of the Leptolyngbyaceae cyanobacterium genome contains:
- a CDS encoding type II toxin-antitoxin system YafQ family toxin — its product is MQVSFSSSFKRAFKKRIKGNIDLEEKFWQKLEQFTVDPYEPSLKTHKLSGKLKEFWSFSVDYDERILFYFTEDEKAVFVDIGSHDEVY
- a CDS encoding type II toxin-antitoxin system RelE/ParE family toxin, with the translated sequence MTNLCRFTSPASRDIEAIIDLIADNSGFDAAERFLKKVNQKCKNLATFPNMGRRRDELLDELRSFPVDDYLIFYRPIEEGIEILRVISGYRDLSGLFEKPFEE
- a CDS encoding type II toxin-antitoxin system ParD family antitoxin — protein: MNISLSSEIEKFIESQVESGKYPSAEEVIVAGIKLLEERERIYKGRFEELKKEIMLGVEASERGEVVDGETVFSQLQQKLQQRRDQASL